A window from Gemmatimonadota bacterium encodes these proteins:
- a CDS encoding PIN domain-containing protein — translation MILLDTDVLLDVALDRTPHADAAAELLDHLERAPRSAFVAWHTISNFYYLVRPTRGGAAAKDFIEGLTHFVTVAPTDTEALRYATSLPMRDFEDAMQVAAARACGAEFIVTRNTKDFRRSPVAAMTPADALRALT, via the coding sequence GTGATTCTGCTCGATACCGACGTGCTGCTCGATGTAGCGCTCGATCGGACGCCGCACGCCGACGCTGCGGCGGAGCTGCTCGACCACCTGGAGCGCGCCCCACGTAGCGCGTTCGTGGCCTGGCACACGATCTCGAACTTCTACTACCTCGTCAGGCCCACGCGAGGCGGCGCGGCCGCGAAGGACTTCATCGAAGGCCTAACGCATTTCGTGACCGTCGCCCCCACGGATACCGAAGCGCTGCGCTACGCGACCTCGCTCCCCATGCGGGACTTCGAGGACGCGATGCAGGTTGCGGCCGCTCGCGCGTGCGGGGCGGAGTTCATCGTCACTCGGAATACGAAGGACTTCCGGCGGTCTCCAGTAGCTGCCATGACGCCCGCCGACGCTCTCCGCGCGCTTACCTGA
- a CDS encoding sodium-dependent transporter, with amino-acid sequence MSQRETFGTRLGLLATMIGLAVGLGNVWRFPYMVGQFGGAAFILLYVAIAGLIGVPALMGEWSLGRHTRRGTLGAYERVGVPGGRGVGWLLIGIVWFAVAYYTNAIGWVVYHTLAEVLTPFGRPIDASRILPPETGFSGVAFGLQLGFTALVLLAEAAIILRGVRAGIETASKIITPVLFVVLLIVIVRSVTLPGAGEGIRWLLAFDASSITPTVAIAALGQVVFSVGLGGTLMLVYGSYLGSDANIRSDAIWTVVGDTGAGLLAGLAIFPAVFAFGMEPGSGPGLLFATLPQIFAQLPAGWVFGTLFFGGLSGAALLSGIAAFEVIVAGFTDSFAWSRRRATWTVYAVSIVLAIPPMINLEIFVPWDLTFGSGGQTFGALVAVVTVGWVMNRATLLEQIAGDTPSAADRALIHWLRWVVPTAVMAAALWWLITDVLGAAQGV; translated from the coding sequence GTGAGTCAGCGCGAGACCTTCGGCACACGGCTGGGGCTACTCGCAACGATGATCGGCCTGGCGGTCGGCCTCGGCAATGTGTGGCGGTTCCCATACATGGTCGGGCAGTTCGGCGGCGCAGCGTTCATCCTTCTCTACGTGGCGATCGCCGGGCTGATCGGCGTGCCGGCGCTCATGGGCGAATGGTCGCTCGGGCGGCACACACGGCGTGGCACGCTCGGGGCGTACGAGCGAGTGGGCGTGCCGGGCGGCCGCGGAGTCGGCTGGCTGCTCATCGGAATCGTGTGGTTCGCGGTCGCCTACTATACCAACGCGATCGGTTGGGTGGTGTACCACACGCTGGCGGAGGTGCTCACCCCGTTCGGCCGGCCGATCGACGCGTCGCGGATCCTCCCGCCCGAGACCGGATTCTCGGGCGTTGCGTTCGGGCTGCAGCTCGGATTCACGGCGCTGGTCCTGCTGGCTGAGGCTGCGATCATCCTGCGGGGTGTGCGAGCCGGCATCGAGACAGCGTCCAAGATCATCACGCCCGTCCTCTTCGTTGTGCTGCTCATCGTAATCGTGCGATCGGTCACGTTGCCCGGAGCGGGCGAGGGCATCCGCTGGCTGCTGGCGTTCGACGCCTCGAGCATCACCCCGACAGTCGCGATCGCCGCTTTGGGCCAGGTCGTCTTTTCGGTCGGACTCGGCGGCACGCTGATGCTCGTGTACGGATCGTACCTCGGCAGTGACGCCAACATTCGATCCGACGCGATTTGGACGGTCGTCGGTGATACCGGCGCGGGGCTCCTGGCGGGTCTTGCGATCTTCCCGGCGGTCTTCGCTTTCGGCATGGAGCCGGGTTCGGGCCCCGGGCTGCTGTTCGCGACACTGCCGCAGATCTTCGCGCAGCTACCGGCCGGGTGGGTCTTCGGCACACTCTTCTTCGGCGGCTTGTCCGGGGCCGCGCTTCTATCCGGGATCGCGGCGTTCGAAGTCATCGTCGCCGGCTTCACCGACAGCTTCGCATGGTCGCGCCGCCGCGCCACCTGGACCGTGTACGCGGTCTCGATCGTCCTCGCGATCCCACCGATGATCAACCTCGAGATCTTCGTGCCCTGGGACCTCACGTTCGGCTCGGGCGGCCAGACGTTTGGAGCGCTCGTCGCAGTCGTGACCGTTGGCTGGGTGATGAACCGCGCCACGCTCCTCGAGCAGATCGCCGGGGACACGCCTTCGGCGGCCGACCGCGCTCTCATCCACTGGCTCCGGTGGGTGGTACCGACCGCTGTGATGGCGGCCGCGCTTTGGTGGCTGATCACCGACGTGCTGGGTGCCGCCCAAGGCGTGTAG
- a CDS encoding NAD(P)/FAD-dependent oxidoreductase, translating into MSYDAVVVGAGPNGLSAAIELARNGLSVLLREATSTVGGAARTEELTEPGFLHDVGSAVYPMGIGSPFFNSLPLEEHGLQWVHPPVPFAHPLDGGRAVVFHRSVGHTVTVLGKDGAAYRRLVQPFVRKWPTFVDHVMTTPVRPPRDPVLMGRFALRAIQSTTALASRFKTEEARALLAGCAGHSAVRLEVAPSAAIGMVLMVAGHAVGWPVPKGGAGALTGALASLFESLGGVIETDAPVASLEQLPPRKATLLALTRGQVAAVAGEHFPDGHRARLEAWRYGPGAFKVDWALDGPIPWQASECELAGTLHLGGSLEEIAAAERAPWEGRVSDEPFVLLAQPSRFDATRAPEGKHTAWAYCHVPNGWEGDATAAIEAQVERFAPGFGARVIARRIHGPAALQAWNANLVGGDINGGALTMYQTFGPSRWKLSPWTTPVSDLYVCSASTPPGGGVHGMCGYHAARAALRRTFKIR; encoded by the coding sequence ATGTCGTATGACGCCGTCGTCGTCGGAGCCGGACCGAACGGCCTCTCGGCCGCGATCGAGCTCGCACGGAACGGGCTCTCCGTTCTGCTGCGTGAGGCGACCTCCACGGTCGGGGGCGCGGCCCGCACCGAGGAGCTGACCGAGCCGGGCTTTCTTCACGACGTCGGGTCGGCGGTCTACCCGATGGGCATCGGCTCGCCGTTCTTCAACTCGCTCCCGCTCGAAGAACACGGCTTGCAGTGGGTTCACCCACCGGTTCCGTTCGCCCACCCGCTCGACGGCGGGCGCGCCGTCGTGTTCCATCGCTCGGTCGGGCATACCGTGACCGTGCTGGGCAAGGACGGGGCAGCGTACCGCCGGCTGGTCCAGCCGTTCGTGCGCAAGTGGCCGACCTTCGTGGATCACGTGATGACGACGCCCGTGCGTCCGCCGCGCGACCCGGTGCTGATGGGTCGTTTCGCCCTGCGTGCGATCCAGTCGACGACGGCGCTGGCCTCGAGGTTCAAGACCGAGGAGGCGAGAGCCCTCCTCGCCGGGTGCGCCGGGCACTCCGCCGTCCGACTGGAGGTCGCTCCTTCGGCTGCGATCGGGATGGTGCTCATGGTCGCCGGCCACGCGGTGGGGTGGCCCGTTCCGAAGGGCGGTGCCGGCGCGCTCACGGGGGCGTTGGCCTCACTCTTCGAGTCGTTGGGAGGCGTGATCGAGACCGATGCCCCCGTCGCATCGCTCGAGCAGCTACCGCCCCGGAAGGCGACGCTGCTCGCGCTCACGCGGGGTCAGGTGGCAGCGGTCGCCGGCGAGCATTTCCCCGACGGCCACCGAGCTCGGCTCGAGGCGTGGCGGTACGGCCCGGGCGCCTTCAAGGTCGACTGGGCGCTCGACGGCCCGATCCCGTGGCAAGCATCCGAGTGCGAGCTTGCCGGTACACTGCACCTCGGTGGCTCGCTCGAGGAGATCGCGGCCGCCGAGCGGGCTCCCTGGGAGGGCCGGGTGTCCGACGAGCCCTTCGTGCTGTTGGCGCAGCCGTCTCGATTCGACGCGACCCGTGCGCCCGAGGGCAAACACACGGCCTGGGCGTATTGCCACGTGCCGAACGGCTGGGAGGGTGACGCAACCGCCGCGATCGAAGCGCAGGTGGAACGCTTCGCACCGGGCTTCGGCGCGAGGGTGATCGCGCGTCGGATACACGGTCCCGCCGCGCTGCAGGCATGGAACGCCAACCTCGTCGGTGGGGACATCAATGGTGGCGCGCTCACGATGTATCAGACCTTCGGACCGAGTCGGTGGAAGCTCAGCCCGTGGACCACGCCCGTCAGCGACCTCTACGTCTGCTCGGCATCGACGCCACCAGGCGGTGGCGTGCACGGGATGTGTGGATACCACGCGGCCCGAGCCGCGCTGAGGCGTACGTTCAAGATCCGCTGA
- a CDS encoding aminotransferase class V-fold PLP-dependent enzyme: protein MNSPEYDLDAVRSQIPILRTHIPMNNCSQAPQCSATRAAADTYLDSWNEAGMDWDAWIGEVEAARAEFAAFVGAQATDVAIATSVSQATASIASGLDFTGKRYGVVASGGEFPTVGHVWLAQERFGAEVSWVPVRDGMIHLDDYASLIGEQTLVVSACRGYYQTGFKQDVGAIAEMAHAEGALLYVDAYQTLGTEVFDAPSSGADFVASGNLKFLMGMPGIAFLWVRPGVAEQLQPSITGWFGREDPFAFDAQQLDWGEGARRLDTGTPPVVEAYVARAGMAWMRELGMAAIADWDAHLGLHTVQGALARGMEVMGPTDELHEPRAPTTAIACADSHAVEARLRERGIIASARGPAIRIAPHFYNTTDDVDQALDALREVMESA, encoded by the coding sequence ATGAACTCGCCCGAGTACGACCTCGACGCGGTGCGGAGCCAGATCCCGATCCTGCGCACGCACATCCCGATGAACAACTGCTCGCAGGCGCCCCAGTGCTCGGCCACGCGCGCCGCCGCGGACACGTATCTGGATTCCTGGAACGAGGCGGGCATGGACTGGGATGCGTGGATCGGCGAGGTCGAAGCCGCGCGTGCCGAGTTCGCCGCATTCGTCGGCGCGCAGGCGACCGATGTGGCCATCGCGACGTCGGTCTCCCAGGCCACCGCAAGTATCGCGAGCGGGCTCGACTTCACCGGCAAACGGTACGGCGTGGTCGCGAGCGGCGGGGAATTCCCGACCGTGGGGCACGTGTGGCTCGCGCAGGAACGCTTCGGTGCCGAAGTGAGCTGGGTCCCGGTGCGCGACGGCATGATTCACCTCGACGACTACGCGTCCTTGATCGGAGAGCAGACGCTGGTGGTATCCGCGTGCCGGGGCTACTACCAGACCGGCTTCAAGCAGGACGTCGGCGCCATCGCGGAAATGGCCCACGCCGAGGGTGCTCTGCTCTACGTGGACGCGTATCAGACGCTGGGCACCGAAGTGTTCGACGCGCCTTCGAGCGGCGCGGACTTCGTCGCCTCGGGCAATCTCAAGTTCCTGATGGGCATGCCCGGCATCGCTTTTCTTTGGGTCAGGCCGGGGGTTGCCGAGCAGCTCCAGCCCTCGATCACCGGGTGGTTCGGGCGCGAGGACCCGTTCGCGTTCGATGCGCAGCAGCTTGATTGGGGTGAGGGTGCGAGGCGCCTCGACACGGGCACGCCGCCCGTCGTGGAGGCATATGTCGCGCGCGCGGGCATGGCCTGGATGCGCGAGCTCGGCATGGCCGCGATCGCCGACTGGGACGCGCATCTCGGGCTCCACACCGTGCAGGGCGCACTCGCTCGTGGTATGGAAGTCATGGGGCCGACCGACGAGCTCCATGAGCCCCGAGCGCCCACGACCGCGATCGCGTGTGCGGACAGCCACGCGGTTGAAGCAAGGCTACGCGAGCGCGGCATCATCGCATCGGCACGCGGGCCCGCGATCCGCATCGCGCCGCATTTCTATAACACGACGGACGATGTGGATCAGGCGCTGGACGCGCTGAGGGAGGTGATGGAGTCGGCGTGA
- a CDS encoding PQQ-binding-like beta-propeller repeat protein translates to MAYRSASALLALLLLPLAATAQNDGEWRAYGSDGAYTHYTPLDQIDASNVRDLEIVWRWSGRNFGPNPFTRTETTPLMVDGVLYATAGITRTVVAIDPGTGETLWTWRMDESDRLRGAPRANSGRGVSYWEDASGKGRIVVVTPGYHMAALDAKTGIPVEGFGKHGIVDLTEGHRTRDGIDMASSIGASSPASVVGDVIVVGSAHHVGMRPPSMVNTPGDIRGFDAATGELIWTFKTIPEAGELGVDTWEDESWTYTGNAGAWAGISYDTETGIVYVPTEAATGDLYGGHRHGINLFSTSLVALDSRTGERVWHFQTIHHDIWDWDNPSPPILADLVIDGVERKIVALITKQSFVFVFDRLTGEPIWPIEERAVPQSDTPGEWTSPTQPFPTKPAPFDRQGFSEDDLIDFTPEIKARAMEIASAYRMGPIYSPPSLQEHEDGTRGQLSLPSSIGGSNWEGGVLDPETGFLYIGSMTNPSVLALVEGGDRSDMDYIAGGGRAQIARGVSIVKPPWGRITAIDLTTGEHAWMIANGDTRPNVAEALGLDLADLPRTGKASRAGLMVTKTLLFAGEGLSGDPILRAHDKATGEIIAELELPNAQGGLPMSYMHEGKQYVLLAVGGGGEPAEIVAFALPDGE, encoded by the coding sequence ATGGCATATCGCTCAGCCTCAGCACTGCTCGCCCTGCTTCTCCTCCCCCTCGCCGCAACCGCCCAAAACGACGGCGAGTGGCGCGCATACGGAAGCGACGGCGCCTACACGCACTACACCCCGCTCGATCAGATCGACGCGTCGAACGTCCGGGACCTCGAGATCGTGTGGCGCTGGAGCGGACGCAACTTCGGTCCGAACCCGTTCACCCGGACGGAGACGACACCGCTGATGGTCGACGGGGTCCTTTACGCGACCGCCGGCATCACGCGCACCGTCGTTGCGATCGACCCGGGCACCGGGGAGACCCTCTGGACCTGGCGCATGGACGAGAGTGATCGCCTCCGGGGCGCGCCCCGGGCGAATTCCGGTCGTGGCGTGTCGTACTGGGAGGATGCGTCCGGCAAGGGGCGCATTGTGGTCGTGACCCCGGGTTACCACATGGCGGCGCTCGACGCCAAGACGGGCATTCCGGTGGAGGGCTTCGGCAAGCACGGCATCGTCGACCTCACGGAAGGCCACCGGACACGAGACGGCATCGACATGGCCAGCTCCATCGGGGCCAGTTCTCCGGCATCCGTCGTGGGCGACGTGATCGTGGTCGGATCGGCGCACCACGTCGGGATGCGGCCGCCTTCCATGGTGAACACGCCCGGCGACATCCGAGGCTTCGACGCCGCAACCGGCGAGCTGATCTGGACGTTCAAGACGATCCCCGAAGCCGGAGAGCTCGGGGTCGATACGTGGGAGGATGAGTCCTGGACGTATACCGGCAACGCTGGGGCGTGGGCAGGCATCTCGTACGATACCGAGACCGGAATCGTCTACGTGCCCACCGAGGCCGCCACCGGCGACCTGTACGGTGGTCACAGGCACGGCATCAATCTCTTTTCGACGAGTCTCGTCGCCTTGGATTCCAGGACAGGCGAGCGCGTGTGGCACTTCCAGACGATCCATCACGACATCTGGGACTGGGACAACCCGTCCCCTCCGATCCTCGCCGACCTCGTGATCGACGGGGTCGAGCGGAAGATCGTGGCACTAATCACCAAGCAGAGCTTCGTATTCGTCTTCGACCGCCTGACCGGTGAACCGATCTGGCCGATCGAGGAGCGCGCCGTCCCCCAGAGTGATACGCCAGGCGAGTGGACGTCACCGACGCAGCCCTTCCCGACTAAGCCCGCACCGTTCGATCGGCAGGGCTTCAGCGAGGACGACCTCATCGACTTCACGCCCGAGATCAAGGCACGGGCGATGGAGATCGCCAGCGCGTACCGCATGGGCCCGATCTATTCGCCCCCGTCACTGCAGGAGCACGAGGACGGCACGCGCGGTCAGCTCTCGCTGCCGAGCTCGATCGGCGGGTCGAACTGGGAGGGCGGGGTCCTAGACCCGGAGACGGGATTCCTCTACATAGGCTCGATGACCAACCCGTCGGTGCTGGCGCTGGTCGAGGGGGGAGACCGCTCCGACATGGACTACATCGCCGGCGGCGGGCGCGCTCAGATCGCGCGGGGCGTATCGATCGTCAAGCCTCCATGGGGACGCATCACCGCGATCGACCTGACCACGGGCGAGCACGCTTGGATGATCGCCAACGGAGACACGCGGCCCAACGTGGCAGAAGCCCTCGGGCTGGATCTCGCGGACCTGCCAAGGACGGGGAAGGCGTCCCGCGCGGGGCTCATGGTGACCAAAACGCTCCTCTTTGCGGGAGAAGGCCTGTCCGGGGACCCGATCCTGCGGGCACACGACAAAGCCACCGGTGAGATCATAGCCGAGCTCGAGCTGCCCAATGCCCAGGGCGGTCTACCGATGTCGTATATGCACGAGGGCAAGCAGTACGTGTTGCTCGCCGTTGGCGGCGGCGGGGAACCAGCCGAGATCGTGGCGTTCGCGCTGCCCGACGGGGAATGA
- a CDS encoding histidine phosphatase family protein gives MHRRALLVVASLLLIAPIAVEAQAEPIVIYVVRHAERADDGPNSGFTGDTSDPPISESGWARARLIAEMLDDAGVTQVHSTDYLRTRSTGEPTAEAEGLEIESYDPRDLPGFAARLRTMPGRHLVLGHSNTTPQLVEALGGDPGTAIEAMEYDRFYIVTIVGGTVSTVLLRFGEPFEGR, from the coding sequence ATGCATCGTCGTGCTCTTCTCGTCGTCGCTTCGCTGCTTCTCATCGCGCCCATCGCAGTCGAGGCGCAGGCGGAGCCGATCGTCATCTACGTCGTTCGCCACGCCGAGCGCGCCGACGACGGCCCCAATTCGGGGTTCACGGGGGATACCAGCGATCCGCCGATTTCCGAGTCCGGCTGGGCACGTGCACGACTCATCGCGGAGATGCTCGACGATGCCGGTGTGACCCAGGTGCATTCCACGGACTACTTGCGCACGCGTTCGACCGGCGAGCCGACGGCTGAGGCCGAGGGGCTCGAGATCGAGTCATACGATCCACGCGACCTGCCGGGCTTCGCGGCCCGGCTCAGGACGATGCCGGGCAGGCATCTCGTCCTGGGTCACAGCAATACCACACCACAGCTCGTCGAGGCGCTGGGTGGGGATCCCGGCACTGCGATCGAGGCGATGGAATACGATCGCTTCTACATCGTTACGATCGTCGGCGGCACCGTGAGCACGGTCCTGCTCCGTTTCGGGGAGCCGTTCGAGGGGCGCTGA
- a CDS encoding NTP transferase domain-containing protein, protein MPSLDRIPPAETATPLAVILAAGEGSRLRKVRSAVPKPLVRLRGLSIAERSIAQLLTAGVERFVVVLGCDAALVRHEFERVARRRRCHISFVEAENWEKGNGCSAVAAAPLVGDGPFLLTMVDHLLSTEMIRHVLADPPALDEVALAVDHATEDVFDLADLTRVEVSGGRIEAIGNDLATWNAGDTGLFYCSSRLFEGLARAHRQGKFSLTDGIRECAAQGGVRAIDVTGKLWLDVDTPEAFQEATRWIDAAMEKGGEDGFISQFMNRPASRRLSVALSRTPLTPNHITLISFFMALLGAVGLATTDPWIWIAAGMLIQIASIVDGCDGEIARIKLLHSPQGAWLDTVLDRYSDLMIGLAVTFGASQLYDALWVWPAGFAATASFLMASYVTKEFQIRFRRPYPNGLLNKLKRRDLRIFVIAVGAVVGHPFMALLAVGLVTHLAVFLILVSGWQTTLDTWRVPTPQGIGTSTGPYIASEAYDWSNTDSGMSLGLGSKAGV, encoded by the coding sequence ATGCCCTCGCTGGATAGGATTCCACCCGCGGAAACAGCCACTCCCCTTGCCGTGATCCTCGCGGCCGGCGAGGGGAGCCGCCTGCGGAAAGTTCGTTCGGCCGTGCCCAAACCGCTTGTCCGCTTGCGAGGCCTTTCGATCGCTGAGAGATCGATAGCACAACTGCTCACGGCTGGTGTGGAGCGATTTGTCGTCGTTCTCGGCTGTGACGCGGCGCTTGTCCGGCACGAATTCGAGCGCGTCGCGAGACGACGTCGCTGCCATATCTCTTTTGTCGAGGCTGAGAACTGGGAAAAAGGGAACGGCTGTTCCGCGGTCGCTGCCGCTCCCTTGGTCGGCGACGGACCGTTTCTCCTGACCATGGTCGATCACCTGCTATCCACGGAGATGATCCGGCATGTGCTGGCTGACCCACCGGCACTGGACGAAGTCGCGCTCGCCGTCGATCACGCTACTGAAGACGTGTTCGATCTTGCCGATCTCACAAGAGTGGAGGTGTCCGGAGGGCGCATTGAAGCGATTGGGAACGACCTCGCGACTTGGAACGCAGGCGATACGGGGCTGTTCTACTGTTCCTCAAGGCTATTCGAAGGGCTGGCAAGAGCGCACAGGCAGGGGAAGTTCTCCTTGACGGACGGGATCCGAGAATGCGCTGCCCAAGGAGGGGTTCGTGCGATCGACGTGACCGGTAAGCTTTGGCTCGATGTGGACACGCCGGAAGCCTTTCAGGAAGCGACGCGCTGGATCGACGCGGCCATGGAGAAGGGGGGAGAAGATGGCTTCATCTCCCAGTTCATGAACCGTCCGGCCTCCCGTCGCCTTTCGGTGGCTCTGTCGAGAACGCCCCTGACACCCAATCACATCACGCTGATATCCTTCTTCATGGCGCTGCTCGGCGCCGTCGGCTTGGCCACTACAGACCCGTGGATTTGGATCGCCGCAGGGATGCTCATTCAGATCGCCTCTATCGTGGATGGGTGCGACGGTGAGATCGCGCGGATCAAGTTGCTTCACAGTCCCCAAGGCGCCTGGCTAGATACGGTGTTGGATCGGTATTCCGATCTGATGATCGGGCTTGCCGTGACATTCGGGGCTTCACAACTGTACGACGCGCTCTGGGTTTGGCCAGCCGGCTTCGCTGCAACGGCGAGCTTCCTCATGGCGAGCTATGTTACCAAGGAGTTCCAGATTCGTTTTCGGCGTCCCTATCCCAATGGTCTCCTAAACAAACTCAAGCGCCGAGATCTTCGCATCTTCGTCATCGCGGTCGGTGCTGTAGTGGGGCACCCGTTTATGGCGCTGCTGGCCGTCGGGTTAGTGACTCACCTTGCCGTGTTCCTGATTCTCGTGTCTGGCTGGCAGACCACTCTCGATACATGGCGAGTGCCTACGCCACAAGGCATAGGAACTTCAACGGGCCCATACATCGCAAGTGAGGCATACGACTGGTCGAACACGGACTCTGGGATGAGTCTCGGCCTCGGTTCAAAGGCCGGAGTCTGA